Proteins from a single region of Mustela erminea isolate mMusErm1 chromosome X, mMusErm1.Pri, whole genome shotgun sequence:
- the TIMM17B gene encoding mitochondrial import inner membrane translocase subunit Tim17-B isoform X2 — protein sequence MANRGRLRWSLHYGCYRRWSLPGHQGLPQCPCHLIKRHGFKCHPFAKGIRHRMRGSVNAVRIRAPQIGGSFAVWGGLFSTIDCGLVRLRGKEDPWNSITSGALTGAVLAARSGPLAMVGSAMMGGILLALIEGVGILLTRYTAQQFRNAPPFLEDPSQLPPKEGTPAPGYPSYQQYH from the exons ATGGCGAATCGTGGACGATTGCGGTGGAGCCTTCACTATGGGTGTTATCGGCGGTGGAGTCTTCCAGGCCATCAAGGGCTTCCGCAATGCCCCTGTC ATCTTATAAAACGTCATGGCTTTAAATGCCATCCATTTGCCAAG GGAATTCGGCACCGAATGAGAGGCAGTGTTAACGCTGTGAGGATCCGAGCCCCCCAGATTGGAG GTAGCTTCGCGGTGTGGGGGGGGCTGTTCTCCACCATCGACTGTGGCCTGGTGCGCCTGCGGGGCAAAGAAGACCCCTGGAACTCCATCACCAGCGGAGCACTGACCGGGGCTGTGCTGGCAGCCCGCA gtGGCCCACTGGCCATGGTGGGCTCGGCCATGATGGGGGGCATCCTCTTGGCCCTCATAGAGGGTGTTGGTATCCTCCTTACTCGCTACACAGCTCAGCAGTTTCGCAACG CACCCCCGTTCCTGGAGGACCCCAGCCAGCTGCCCCCTAAGGAGGGTACCCCAGCCCCAGGCTATCCCAGCTATCAGCAGTACCACTGA
- the TIMM17B gene encoding mitochondrial import inner membrane translocase subunit Tim17-B isoform X1 encodes MCLEKPMANRGRLRWSLHYGCYRRWSLPGHQGLPQCPCHLIKRHGFKCHPFAKGIRHRMRGSVNAVRIRAPQIGGSFAVWGGLFSTIDCGLVRLRGKEDPWNSITSGALTGAVLAARSGPLAMVGSAMMGGILLALIEGVGILLTRYTAQQFRNAPPFLEDPSQLPPKEGTPAPGYPSYQQYH; translated from the exons ATGTGCCTGGAGAAG CCCATGGCGAATCGTGGACGATTGCGGTGGAGCCTTCACTATGGGTGTTATCGGCGGTGGAGTCTTCCAGGCCATCAAGGGCTTCCGCAATGCCCCTGTC ATCTTATAAAACGTCATGGCTTTAAATGCCATCCATTTGCCAAG GGAATTCGGCACCGAATGAGAGGCAGTGTTAACGCTGTGAGGATCCGAGCCCCCCAGATTGGAG GTAGCTTCGCGGTGTGGGGGGGGCTGTTCTCCACCATCGACTGTGGCCTGGTGCGCCTGCGGGGCAAAGAAGACCCCTGGAACTCCATCACCAGCGGAGCACTGACCGGGGCTGTGCTGGCAGCCCGCA gtGGCCCACTGGCCATGGTGGGCTCGGCCATGATGGGGGGCATCCTCTTGGCCCTCATAGAGGGTGTTGGTATCCTCCTTACTCGCTACACAGCTCAGCAGTTTCGCAACG CACCCCCGTTCCTGGAGGACCCCAGCCAGCTGCCCCCTAAGGAGGGTACCCCAGCCCCAGGCTATCCCAGCTATCAGCAGTACCACTGA
- the TIMM17B gene encoding mitochondrial import inner membrane translocase subunit Tim17-B isoform X4: protein MGVIGGGVFQAIKGFRNAPVGIRHRMRGSVNAVRIRAPQIGGSFAVWGGLFSTIDCGLVRLRGKEDPWNSITSGALTGAVLAARSGPLAMVGSAMMGGILLALIEGVGILLTRYTAQQFRNAPPFLEDPSQLPPKEGTPAPGYPSYQQYH, encoded by the exons ATGGGTGTTATCGGCGGTGGAGTCTTCCAGGCCATCAAGGGCTTCCGCAATGCCCCTGTC GGAATTCGGCACCGAATGAGAGGCAGTGTTAACGCTGTGAGGATCCGAGCCCCCCAGATTGGAG GTAGCTTCGCGGTGTGGGGGGGGCTGTTCTCCACCATCGACTGTGGCCTGGTGCGCCTGCGGGGCAAAGAAGACCCCTGGAACTCCATCACCAGCGGAGCACTGACCGGGGCTGTGCTGGCAGCCCGCA gtGGCCCACTGGCCATGGTGGGCTCGGCCATGATGGGGGGCATCCTCTTGGCCCTCATAGAGGGTGTTGGTATCCTCCTTACTCGCTACACAGCTCAGCAGTTTCGCAACG CACCCCCGTTCCTGGAGGACCCCAGCCAGCTGCCCCCTAAGGAGGGTACCCCAGCCCCAGGCTATCCCAGCTATCAGCAGTACCACTGA
- the ERAS gene encoding GTPase ERas, with product MALPRNPNMFDLGLGTWNLSSQEESQRARAPSKSVGKQLPEYKAVVVGASGVGKSALTIQLNHQCFVEDHDPTIQDSYWKEVALGHGGCILNVLDTAGQATHRALRDQCVAIGDGVLGVFALDDPSSLAQLQQMRATWGPHRTQPLVLVGNKCDLVSSPGDARAAAAALAKSWGAPFVETSAKTRQGVEEAFTLLIQEIQKVREAMAKEAMAGASGDKARHQKAMCRCGCSVA from the coding sequence ATGGCGCTGCCGAGAAACCCTAACATGTTTGATCTGGGCCTGGGTACGTGGAACCTCAGCTCTCAGGAGGAGAGCCAGAGGGCTCGGGCACCCTCCAAAAGTGTCGGCAAGCAGCTGCCCGAGTACAAGGCGGTTGTGGTGGGTGCCAGCGGTGTGGGCAAGAGCGCGCTCACCATCCAGTTGAACCACCAGTGCTTTGTGGAAGACCACGACCCCACAATCCAGGATTCCTACTGGAAGGAGGTGGCCCTGGGCCACGGGGGCTGCATTCTGAACGTGCTGGACACAGCGGGGCAGGCCACTCACAGGGCCCTGCGTGATCAGTGCGTGGCCATTGGGGATGGCGTGCTGGGGGTCTTCGCCCTGGATGACCCCTCGTCTCTAGCCCAGCTGCAGCAGATGCGAGCCACCTGGGGCCCTCATCGCACCCAGCCCCTCGTCCTTGTGGGCAACAAGTGTGACCTTGTGAGCAGCCCTGGAGATGCTCGTGCTGCTGCAGCAGCCCTTGCGAAGAGCTGGGGGGCCCCCTTCGTGGAGACCTCAGCCAAGACACGGCAAGGCGTAGAGGAGGCCTTTACCCTGCTCATCCAGGAGATCCAAAAGGTCCGGGAGGCCATGGCAAAGGAGGCCATGGCAGGGGCCAGTGGGGATAAGGCCCGGCACCAGAAGGCCATGTGCCGCTGCGGCTGTTCTGTGGCCTGA
- the PQBP1 gene encoding polyglutamine-binding protein 1, producing MPLPVALQTRLAKRGILKHLEPEPEEEIIAEDYDDDPVDYEATRLEGLPPSWYKVFDPSCGLPYYWNVDTDLVSWLSPHDPNSVVTKSAKKLRASNADAEEKVDRGHEKSDRGHEKSDRGHEKSDRGHEKSDRERERGYDKVDRERERDRDRDRDRGYDKSEREESKERRHHRREELAPYPKSKKAASRKDEELDPMDPSSYSDAPRGTWSTGLPKRNEAKTGADTTAAGPLFQQRPYPSPGAVLRANAEASRTKQQD from the exons ATGCCGCTGCCTGTTGCGCTGCAGACCCGCTTGGCCAAGAGAGGCATCCTCAAACATCTGGAGCCCG agccagaggaagagatCATTGCTGAGGACTATGATGACGACCCTGTAGACTATGAGGCCACCCGGTTGGAGGGCCTGCCACCGAGCTGGTACAAGGTGTTTGACCCTTCCTG cgggctccctTACTACTGGAATGTGGACACAGATCTCGTGTCCTGGCTCTCCCCACATGACCCCAACTCCGTCGTTACCAAATCCGCCAAGAAGCTCAGGGCAAGTAATGCAG ATGCTGAGGAGAAGGTGGATCGGGGCCATGAGAAGTCAGACCGGGGCCACGAGAAGTCGGACCGGGGCCACGAGAAGTCAGACCGGGGCCACGAGAAGTCGGACAGAGAACGGGAACGTGGTTATGACAaagtggacagagagagagagcgggacaGGGATCGGGATCGGGATCGTGGGTATGACAAATCAGAGCGGGAAGAGAGCAAAGAACGGCGCCATCATCGCAGGGAGGAGCTGGCACCCTACCCCAAGAGCAAGAAGG CGGCAAGCCGGAAGGATGAAGAGTTAGACCCCATGGACCCCAGCTCATACTCAGATGCACCCCG GGGCACATGGTCAACAGGACTCCCCAAGCGGAATGAGGCCAAGACGGGCGCAGACACGACAGCGGCGGGGCCCCTCTTCCAGCAGCGCCCCTACCCATCCCCGGGGGCTGTGCTCCGGGCCAACGCCGAGGCCTCCCGAACCAAGCAACAAGACTGA
- the PCSK1N gene encoding proSAAS — MAWSPLLGGPRAGGVGLLVLLLLALLRPSPAFCARPVKDTRGLGAAASPMAEAGSPRRFRRAAPRGEAAGAVQELARALAHLLEAERQERARAEAQEAEDQQARVLAQLLRAWSSPRTNDPPLGLEDDPDAPAAQLARALLRARLDPAALAAQLVPAPAPAAALRPRPPVYDDGPTGPETEDAGDETPDVDPELLRYLLGRILAGSPDPEAVAAPRRLRRAADQDLGPEVPPEGVLGALLRVKRLETPSSQAPVRRLLPP, encoded by the exons ATGGCGTGGTCGCCGCTGCTCGGCGGGCCGCGGGCCGGGGGCGTCGGCCTTTTGGTGCTGCTGCTGTTGGCCTTACTACGGCCGTCCCCCGCGTTCTGCGCGCGGCCGGTAAAG GACACCCGCGGCCTGGGCGCAGCTGCGTCGCCCATGGCTGAGGCTGGCTCTCCCCGCCGCTTCCGGCGAGCAGCGCCCCGGGGCGAGGCGGCTGGGGCCGTGCAGGAGCTGGCGCGGGCGCTGGCGCACCTGCTGGAGGCCGAAAGGCAGGAGCGGGCGCGGGCCGAGGCGCAGGAGGCCGAGGATCAGCAGGCGCGAGTCCTGGCGCAGCTGCTGCGCGCCTGGAGCTCCCCGCGCACCAACGACCCCCCGCTGGGCCTGGAGGACGACCCCGACGCGCCCGCCGCGCAGCTGGCCCGCGCCCTGCTCCGCGCCCGCCTGGACCCTGCCGCCCTCGCCGCCCAGCTCGTcccggcccctgcccctgccGCTGCGCTCAGACCCCGGCCCCCTGTCTACGACGACGGCCCCACCGGCCCAGAGACCGAGGACGCCGGCGACGAGACGCCTGACGTGGACCCGGAGCTGCTGAG GTACTTGTTGGGGCGGATCCTCGCGGGGAGCCCAGATCCCGAGGCTGTGGCTGCCCCGCGCCGCCTCCGCCGTGCTGCGGACCAGGATCTGGGCCCAGAGGTGCCCCCTGAGGGCGTGCTGGGGGCCCTGCTGCGGGTGAAGCGCCTGGAGACCCCCTCATCCCAGGCGCCGGTGCGCCGCCTTCTGCCCCCCTGA
- the TIMM17B gene encoding mitochondrial import inner membrane translocase subunit Tim17-B isoform X3, whose amino-acid sequence MEEYAREPCPWRIVDDCGGAFTMGVIGGGVFQAIKGFRNAPVGIRHRMRGSVNAVRIRAPQIGGSFAVWGGLFSTIDCGLVRLRGKEDPWNSITSGALTGAVLAARSGPLAMVGSAMMGGILLALIEGVGILLTRYTAQQFRNAPPFLEDPSQLPPKEGTPAPGYPSYQQYH is encoded by the exons ATGGAGGAATACGCGCGGGAGCCTTG CCCATGGCGAATCGTGGACGATTGCGGTGGAGCCTTCACTATGGGTGTTATCGGCGGTGGAGTCTTCCAGGCCATCAAGGGCTTCCGCAATGCCCCTGTC GGAATTCGGCACCGAATGAGAGGCAGTGTTAACGCTGTGAGGATCCGAGCCCCCCAGATTGGAG GTAGCTTCGCGGTGTGGGGGGGGCTGTTCTCCACCATCGACTGTGGCCTGGTGCGCCTGCGGGGCAAAGAAGACCCCTGGAACTCCATCACCAGCGGAGCACTGACCGGGGCTGTGCTGGCAGCCCGCA gtGGCCCACTGGCCATGGTGGGCTCGGCCATGATGGGGGGCATCCTCTTGGCCCTCATAGAGGGTGTTGGTATCCTCCTTACTCGCTACACAGCTCAGCAGTTTCGCAACG CACCCCCGTTCCTGGAGGACCCCAGCCAGCTGCCCCCTAAGGAGGGTACCCCAGCCCCAGGCTATCCCAGCTATCAGCAGTACCACTGA